In one Solanum dulcamara chromosome 1, daSolDulc1.2, whole genome shotgun sequence genomic region, the following are encoded:
- the LOC129885564 gene encoding uncharacterized protein LOC129885564, translating to MPLTAVSHEQVQDECLLRDSQLPTTLPSKANVLSDDAKTPFRRSRIPSKILQSPYLSNFGSSEKGKENLSDVMHQTHPFEGFGICYQPPSELVTDYSQWIDKGLLKSHGNKNSKEDHYRSKCSSFGFEKMDFVVAFPKDKNWFYLMSQPNRCWNDEHIDVIFYYLRKKSKMQLSNQYRYTTTNCIFKNYIEYAHIRYYHLPPNISTQEDMARATVTAHQERSVKNIIRGFSIPAGLPWHLVDEVYIPVNCDMDFHWVLAVVVLKERLIRVYDSSTRRRSSNPSQEIQKIAAMLPIYLQDSGFFDNNERTDWSSLDSYKDKSTGNMLEPHHPFAVEYVEGIAQQGSDSSDCGVFLAMFAEYLSDGISIPNTGLNAEFFRSRYAILLWRYGCQKAMDGYVSDNDDPKKPRRDISPNQGVTTPKML from the exons ATGCCATTGACAGCTGTTAGTCATGAGCAAGTTCAGGATGAATGTCTATTACGCGATAGCCAGCTACCAACCACTCTTCCATCAAAAGCTAATGTATTGTCTGACGATGCGAAGACACCATTTCGAAGAAGCAGGATTCCTTCGAAGATCTTACAGTCGCCGTATCTTTCAAACTTTGGGTCGAGTGAAAAGGGAAAGGAAAATTTGTCAGATGTTATGCATCAGACACAcccttttgaaggttttggTATATGCTATCAACCTCCATCCGAGCTTGTCACAGACTACTCTCAATGGATAGATAAAGGACTTCTAAAATCACATGGCAACAA GAATTCGAAGGAGGATCATTACAGATCTAAGTGCTCTTCATTCGGCTTTGAAAAAATGGACTTTGTTGTGGCATTTCCTAAAGATAAGAACTGGTTCTACCTAATGTCACAGCCGAACAGATGCTGGAATGATGag cacatcgatgtaatattttactaccttcGGAAGAAATCGAAGATGCAGTTGAGCAATCAGTATCGATACACAACGACAAActgcattttcaaaaattacatCGAATATGCACACATACGCTACTATCACCTTCCACCTAACATTTCAACACAAGAAGATATGGCAAGGGCCACTGTTACAGCTCATCAAGAGAGATCCgtgaagaacataataagaggtttCTCAATACCAGCCGGTTTGCCCTGGCATttggtagatgaggtatacattcCAGTAAACTGCGAcatggattttcattgggttcttGCGGTAGTTGTGTTGAAAGAGAGGTTGATACGTGTGTATGATTCATCGACTAGACGAAGAAGTAGCAACCCTTCCCAAGAGATCCAAAAGATAGCAGCAATGCTACCAATATACCTGCAAGACAGTGGTTTCTTTGACAACAACGAACGTACTGATTGGTCGTCtcttgattcatacaaggacaaatcaaCCGGTAACATGCTTGAACCACATCACCCATTTGCAGTTGAGTATGTTGAAGGAATTGCGCAACAGGGAAGTGACAGCTC GGATTGTGGAGTTTTCCTGGCCATGtttgctgaatatcttagtgatggaatttctattccaaatacCGGACTAAACGCTGAATTCTTCCGTTCAAGATATGCCATACTCTTATGGAGATATGGTTGTCagaaggccatggatggttatgttagcgataacgacgatccaaaaaaaCCTAGGAGAGACATCTCTCCAAACCAaggtgtaacaacccctaaaatgtt gtga